A stretch of the Chitinophaga sp. Cy-1792 genome encodes the following:
- a CDS encoding glycosyltransferase family 2 protein: MLNQKKIVVVLPAYNAALTLEKTYREIPFDIVDEVVLVDDCSKDNTIAVGQELGIKHIIRHDVNKGYGGNQKSCYNKALELGGDIVVMLHPDYQYTPKLITAMCSIIANDVYPVVFGSRILGKGALKGGMPMYKYVFNRFLTLTQNILVGQKLSEYHTGYRTFSAEVLRNINYMADNDDFVFDNEMISQIFMKGYDIAEVTCPTKYFDEASSINFKRSAIYGLGVLRVSLQHRLHKWGIIKGKIY, translated from the coding sequence ATGCTGAATCAGAAAAAGATCGTGGTAGTGTTACCGGCCTACAACGCAGCGCTTACGCTGGAGAAGACATACAGGGAAATCCCTTTTGACATTGTTGATGAAGTTGTATTGGTAGACGACTGCAGCAAGGATAATACGATAGCCGTTGGGCAGGAGCTGGGTATTAAGCATATTATCCGCCATGATGTAAACAAGGGCTATGGTGGTAATCAGAAATCCTGTTACAATAAAGCGCTTGAACTCGGAGGCGATATTGTTGTTATGTTACATCCGGACTACCAGTATACGCCAAAGCTGATTACCGCCATGTGCAGTATCATTGCAAATGATGTTTACCCGGTGGTTTTCGGCAGCCGTATCCTTGGAAAAGGCGCCTTAAAGGGAGGAATGCCGATGTACAAATACGTATTTAATCGTTTCTTAACATTAACCCAGAATATCCTGGTTGGTCAGAAACTGAGTGAATATCATACCGGTTACCGTACTTTTTCAGCCGAAGTATTGAGAAATATCAATTATATGGCTGATAATGACGACTTTGTGTTTGATAATGAGATGATTTCACAGATCTTCATGAAAGGTTATGATATCGCAGAAGTAACCTGTCCTACAAAATACTTCGATGAGGCGAGCAGTATCAACTTTAAGCGCAGCGCCATTTACGGCCTGGGTGTATTAAGGGTATCTCTCCAACATCGACTGCATAAATGGGGCATCATCAAAGGAAAGATTTATTAA
- a CDS encoding O-methyltransferase gives MSLAQQITVARKYLRYYLTAGNRHDVHSPFVFSLIEDVLRDKQERPEFGEIELLRKQLLASEGTIQVTDLGAGSLVSKGNERKIADITRYAAKQPKFGQLFYRLIQHLQPKNIVELGTSMGLSSAYMAKGDPNATVYTIEGCPNIAAQAKKNFDSLHINNIQQRIGNFDTVLPELLPQLSSLDWMYIDGNHRKEPTWNYFLEALKYVHEDTVLIFDDIHWTPDMEEVWHRIQDNEQVTCTIDLFFIGLVFFRKDLKSKQHFILKY, from the coding sequence GTGAGTTTAGCGCAACAGATCACCGTAGCCCGAAAATATCTCCGGTATTATCTTACCGCAGGTAACAGACATGACGTGCATTCCCCTTTTGTATTTTCGCTGATAGAAGATGTATTGCGGGATAAGCAGGAACGTCCTGAGTTTGGGGAGATTGAACTGTTGCGCAAACAATTACTGGCCAGCGAAGGCACCATCCAGGTAACGGACCTGGGCGCCGGCTCACTGGTATCTAAAGGAAATGAGCGGAAAATTGCGGATATCACCCGCTATGCAGCCAAACAACCTAAGTTCGGGCAGCTGTTTTACCGCCTGATCCAACACCTGCAGCCTAAGAATATTGTAGAACTGGGCACTTCCATGGGGCTCTCTTCCGCCTATATGGCCAAAGGGGACCCTAACGCTACCGTATACACGATAGAAGGATGTCCGAATATTGCAGCGCAGGCTAAAAAGAATTTTGACTCCCTCCATATTAACAACATCCAGCAGCGAATAGGCAATTTTGACACGGTACTACCGGAATTATTGCCTCAGTTAAGTAGTCTGGACTGGATGTATATCGACGGCAACCACCGTAAGGAACCCACCTGGAATTACTTCCTGGAAGCACTGAAATATGTGCACGAAGACACCGTATTGATATTTGATGATATTCACTGGACACCGGACATGGAAGAAGTATGGCACCGGATCCAGGACAACGAACAGGTAACCTGCACCATTGACCTGTTTTTCATTGGATTAGTATTTTTCCGCAAAGACCTTAAGAGCAAACAGCATTTCATTCTTAAATACTAA